The Nitrosomonas cryotolerans ATCC 49181 genome includes a window with the following:
- a CDS encoding IS3 family transposase, which yields MIEHHEKLSQSRQCHLLGVARSSYYYQPQPTDGSELILLRQMDEQYLKTPQYGSRSYATWFRRQRMMIGRKKATSMMKMLGIISTAPKPKTSIPAKQHKKYPYLLKDKAISRPNQVWATDITYVPMEKGFGYLVAIMDWHSRKILSWRLSNTLDADFCVQALEAAIQDHGCPKIMNSDQGVQFTSEAFTSILKTNGIQISMDGKGCYYDNIFVERLWRTVKYEHLYTQEFNNLKEVRKSLNVWFNWYNQERFHQSLDNLTPDEVYYQKYAIPQAA from the coding sequence ATGATCGAGCACCACGAGAAACTAAGTCAATCGCGTCAATGCCATTTACTGGGTGTTGCACGCTCGTCGTATTATTATCAGCCACAACCCACAGATGGGAGTGAGTTAATCTTGTTGCGTCAAATGGATGAGCAGTATTTGAAAACACCACAGTATGGTTCACGTAGTTATGCCACGTGGTTCAGGCGCCAGAGGATGATGATAGGCCGCAAGAAAGCCACTTCAATGATGAAGATGCTGGGCATTATTAGCACAGCACCAAAGCCCAAAACTAGTATTCCGGCCAAGCAGCACAAGAAATATCCTTATCTGCTCAAAGATAAGGCCATTAGTCGTCCCAACCAAGTTTGGGCGACTGATATCACTTACGTACCGATGGAAAAAGGTTTTGGCTATCTTGTTGCTATTATGGACTGGCATTCGCGTAAAATACTGAGCTGGCGCTTATCCAACACACTGGACGCTGATTTCTGTGTCCAGGCTTTGGAAGCTGCCATCCAGGATCATGGCTGTCCGAAAATCATGAATAGTGATCAGGGTGTGCAGTTTACCAGCGAGGCATTTACATCAATACTAAAAACCAATGGTATACAGATCAGCATGGATGGCAAGGGCTGCTACTATGACAATATTTTTGTTGAACGACTATGGCGTACAGTCAAATACGAACATTTATATACCCAGGAATTCAATAACCTAAAGGAGGTAAGAAAAAGTTTAAATGTTTGGTTCAACTGGTACAATCAAGAACGTTTTCATCAAAGTCTTGATAATCTAACACCAGATGAAGTTTACTATCAGAAGTATGCAATTCCTCAAGCTGCCTGA
- a CDS encoding penicillin acylase family protein, whose protein sequence is MPQYNGIGYWDRLTAPVTIERDTLGSVTVRAQDRLDLARALGYVHAQERFFEMDLMRRRAAGELSELFGLATVAADRKARKFRMRARAATILQKLPSKQRQLLNAYRDGVNRGLNKLSIRPFAYLLTRTHPAIWQSEDSLLVILAMYFTLNDSSIYRELALSTMHATLPKTAYQFLTATGGSWDAPLIGTALDWPQPPSADKLNIHTLDPALLQNHFTYNDHMPGSNSFAVSGELTDGAALVANDMHLELCVPNLWFRTRLIYPKQHHAKAVHDISGVSLPGVPIIIAGSNRHIAWSFTNSYGDFADWVRVKLHPEDSSRYRNKAEWKPIKTYHEVLQIRNAPDETLIIHETEWGPILATDHDKTPLALAWTALHPDAVNLTLAELEQTETANAAIMIAQNAGIPAQNFIVGDREGSIIWTIAGRIPIRTNNYDPRLPADWSMPNTGWNGWLDATQYPLIHNPASHRLWSANARTVTGSMLTLLGDGGYDLGARAKQIRDDLYARDYFTPMDMLAIQLDHRALFLTRWKQLLEETLDQSANTNQFHDIKQSLEDWNGLASTTSVAYYIVHAFRQEVIQRVLDGFAAAVRQNSPGFKLPQLNQAEHAVWILIKQHPPHLLPPGYRHWEDLLQACIAQVAKRMRAQPGGVSAQNWGKYNAAHIQHPLSPALPAPISNWLNMPADPLPGDNNMPRVQTPSFGASQRSAVEPGNEEYGYFDMPGGQSGHPLSPYYGGGHTNWITGKPTPFLPGPAEKVLQLHPS, encoded by the coding sequence ATGCCTCAGTATAACGGTATAGGGTATTGGGACAGGCTAACTGCACCTGTAACCATTGAGCGAGATACACTCGGAAGCGTGACAGTGCGGGCACAAGATCGTCTTGATCTAGCACGTGCATTGGGTTATGTACATGCACAAGAGCGTTTTTTTGAGATGGATCTGATGCGACGGCGCGCCGCCGGAGAATTATCCGAGCTATTTGGGCTAGCCACTGTAGCAGCAGATCGTAAAGCACGTAAATTTCGCATGCGGGCACGAGCAGCAACAATCTTACAAAAACTCCCCTCGAAGCAACGGCAATTACTTAATGCCTATCGTGATGGTGTAAACCGTGGTCTCAATAAGCTTTCGATTAGACCCTTCGCTTATCTCTTAACACGTACACATCCAGCTATATGGCAGAGCGAAGATAGTCTCCTGGTTATTCTGGCAATGTACTTTACATTAAATGATTCCAGTATTTACCGCGAACTGGCTCTTTCTACCATGCATGCAACATTACCCAAGACAGCGTATCAGTTTCTTACTGCAACGGGCGGCTCATGGGATGCGCCCTTAATTGGTACGGCACTCGATTGGCCGCAACCACCCTCTGCCGATAAATTAAATATTCACACATTAGATCCCGCCTTGCTTCAAAACCATTTTACATACAATGATCATATGCCCGGTAGTAATAGTTTTGCAGTTTCTGGAGAATTAACCGATGGCGCCGCACTCGTCGCAAATGATATGCATCTAGAGCTATGCGTGCCTAATTTGTGGTTTCGAACCCGTTTAATCTATCCAAAACAGCATCATGCTAAAGCAGTCCATGATATCAGCGGCGTCAGCTTACCGGGTGTACCCATCATCATTGCGGGTTCCAATCGTCATATTGCCTGGAGCTTCACCAATAGCTATGGCGATTTTGCAGATTGGGTCCGCGTCAAACTACACCCAGAGGATAGCTCACGTTATCGTAATAAAGCGGAATGGAAGCCAATCAAAACATACCATGAGGTTTTACAAATACGTAATGCACCCGATGAAACCCTGATAATTCATGAAACAGAATGGGGCCCCATTCTAGCCACTGATCATGACAAGACTCCACTTGCATTAGCCTGGACCGCACTACATCCTGATGCAGTTAATCTTACACTTGCTGAATTAGAACAAACAGAAACCGCTAATGCAGCCATTATGATTGCACAAAATGCGGGAATACCAGCCCAGAATTTTATTGTGGGTGATCGAGAGGGCAGTATCATCTGGACCATTGCCGGTCGCATTCCCATCCGGACAAATAACTATGATCCCAGACTTCCCGCTGATTGGAGTATGCCAAATACAGGTTGGAATGGTTGGCTGGATGCGACGCAATATCCATTAATCCACAATCCCGCATCACATCGATTATGGTCTGCAAATGCACGCACAGTAACTGGCTCCATGTTAACTCTACTGGGTGATGGAGGATATGATCTGGGTGCACGAGCAAAACAGATCCGTGATGATTTATATGCGCGCGATTATTTTACTCCAATGGATATGCTGGCAATTCAACTGGATCACCGGGCCTTATTCTTAACTCGTTGGAAACAGTTACTCGAAGAAACCTTGGACCAATCTGCAAACACAAATCAATTCCATGATATAAAACAGTCGCTTGAAGATTGGAATGGATTGGCATCAACCACCTCGGTTGCATATTATATTGTGCACGCATTCCGTCAAGAGGTCATCCAAAGAGTACTTGACGGTTTTGCGGCTGCAGTACGCCAAAATAGCCCTGGTTTCAAGCTGCCCCAGTTAAATCAGGCTGAACATGCCGTATGGATTTTAATCAAACAACACCCGCCACACCTACTTCCACCAGGTTACCGCCATTGGGAAGACTTACTGCAAGCCTGTATTGCACAGGTCGCAAAAAGAATGCGAGCACAACCGGGTGGCGTCTCTGCACAAAACTGGGGCAAATACAATGCAGCTCATATCCAGCATCCACTCAGTCCTGCTTTACCTGCACCTATCTCAAATTGGTTAAATATGCCTGCTGATCCGCTACCTGGCGATAACAATATGCCGCGTGTGCAAACACCTTCCTTTGGCGCGTCTCAACGCTCAGCGGTTGAGCCAGGGAATGAGGAATATGGTTATTTTGATATGCCAGGTGGACAAAGCGGGCATCCCCTGTCTCCTTATTACGGCGGAGGACATACCAACTGGATTACTGGAAAGCCGACACCATTTTTACCCGGCCCAGCCGAAAAGGTACTACAATTGCATCCATCTTGA
- a CDS encoding twin transmembrane helix small protein: MKIFAVVLFLFILYSLGSALYYMFKDKGQSTRMVKSLSIRITLSLILFVIMMVSARLDMLSS; this comes from the coding sequence TTGAAGATCTTTGCTGTTGTACTATTTCTTTTTATTTTATATAGCCTGGGATCTGCACTATATTACATGTTTAAAGATAAAGGCCAGTCAACACGTATGGTTAAATCACTCAGTATCCGCATCACTTTGTCACTGATTCTATTTGTCATCATGATGGTGTCTGCCCGGCTGGATATGCTGTCAAGCTAA
- the miaA gene encoding tRNA (adenosine(37)-N6)-dimethylallyltransferase MiaA — protein MGPTTSGKSNIAMEIAKYFPVEIISVDSAQIYQHMDIGTAKPDAASLTKVPHHLISLIKPDERYSAAQFREDALTIMHQITQRRRIPLLAGGTMLYFHTLQAGLSILPPANRDLRVIIENSAKDYGWPAMHTKLNELDPVSAARIKPTDSQRIQRALEVCYLTEKPMSEILQRPSKINLPYRIINITLIPNDRSVLHQRIAQRFEVMMEKGLIAEVQSIREQFQIDSAFPSMRCVGYRQALLYLDNQIGLTEMHAMSLAATRQLAKRQLTWLRGMQGEEFVRFDCLAKNLTEQVISFLQEAELKAT, from the coding sequence ATGGGGCCTACCACGAGTGGAAAAAGCAATATCGCAATGGAAATTGCCAAGTATTTCCCTGTTGAAATCATCAGCGTTGATTCTGCCCAGATTTACCAGCATATGGATATTGGTACTGCCAAGCCTGATGCAGCATCATTAACAAAGGTTCCACACCACCTGATTAGTCTAATCAAACCGGATGAGCGATATTCTGCTGCACAATTTCGAGAAGATGCGCTCACTATCATGCATCAAATCACCCAACGGAGAAGGATTCCACTGCTAGCTGGTGGCACAATGCTCTATTTCCACACACTTCAAGCAGGTCTTTCTATACTCCCGCCTGCAAATCGTGATTTACGCGTTATTATCGAAAACAGCGCTAAAGATTATGGTTGGCCAGCCATGCATACAAAGCTTAACGAGCTAGATCCTGTCAGTGCTGCGCGCATCAAGCCCACAGACAGCCAACGTATTCAACGCGCACTCGAAGTCTGTTATCTTACTGAAAAACCCATGTCAGAGATTCTGCAAAGACCCAGCAAAATCAATTTACCTTATCGTATAATTAATATTACTCTGATACCCAATGATCGAAGTGTATTACACCAACGTATCGCACAACGTTTTGAAGTTATGATGGAAAAAGGATTAATTGCTGAGGTTCAATCTATTCGCGAGCAATTCCAAATTGATAGTGCATTTCCTTCTATGCGTTGTGTTGGTTACCGACAGGCATTGCTTTATCTGGACAACCAAATCGGTTTAACTGAAATGCATGCAATGAGTCTCGCTGCCACCCGGCAATTAGCAAAACGACAATTGACCTGGTTACGCGGTATGCAGGGTGAAGAATTCGTTAGATTCGACTGCCTAGCAAAGAATCTAACAGAACAAGTAATCAGTTTTTTACAAGAGGCCGAATTGAAAGCAACTTAA
- the tnpA gene encoding IS200/IS605 family transposase — protein sequence MQVNNDVRIGRNCVFNLHVHLVFVTKYRRDVFSGRVLIDLEEIFKNVCLDFEAELVEFNGEHDHIHLEVASFN from the coding sequence ATGCAAGTTAATAACGATGTAAGAATAGGAAGAAATTGCGTTTTTAATCTTCATGTTCATTTGGTCTTTGTAACAAAATACCGTAGAGATGTTTTCTCCGGAAGGGTATTAATTGATTTGGAAGAAATATTTAAAAACGTGTGTTTGGATTTTGAAGCAGAATTGGTGGAATTTAACGGTGAGCATGATCATATTCACCTTGAAGTGGCCTCCTTTAACTAG
- a CDS encoding RNA-guided endonuclease InsQ/TnpB family protein, translating to MKQIIRKAFKSRLNPNSDQVQKMVEFAGANRFVWNKALAMNLFRLEQKQPLLWYNELSFWLKLWKSSEDYGFLKTVHSQPLQQALKNLEKAFKDGFDKKQPLKRIPKFKKKGLSDSFRYPQGFKLEQESSKVFLPKIGWVKYRNSRQVIGDVKNMTISRKGGYWYVSIQTEYETELKRHSSTSMIGVDMGVTRFATLSDGSYVEPLNSFRKLSKKLAFEQRKLSKKVRFSANWKKQKQIITRLHERIANARLDFLHKTSTEISKNHAMVVVENLKIGNMSKSAKGSVEKHGKNVKAKSGLNKSILDQGWGMFVSFLEYKQACSGGDVLKVNPQYTSQTCPRCQHVSRDNRKSQSAFECTECGFKANADLVGALNVLERGHRLLACGVETLVSSKKQEPVGSSNTNLLLTA from the coding sequence ATGAAGCAGATTATACGCAAAGCCTTTAAATCTCGACTCAATCCAAATTCTGACCAAGTACAGAAGATGGTTGAGTTTGCAGGTGCTAATCGGTTTGTTTGGAATAAAGCCTTAGCAATGAATTTGTTCAGATTAGAGCAGAAACAGCCATTGCTTTGGTACAACGAGTTGTCATTTTGGCTAAAGCTATGGAAATCCTCAGAAGATTATGGATTTCTAAAAACCGTTCATTCTCAACCGTTGCAACAAGCCTTAAAAAACTTAGAAAAAGCGTTCAAAGACGGTTTTGATAAGAAACAGCCTTTAAAACGGATTCCAAAATTCAAGAAAAAAGGTTTGAGTGACAGCTTTCGTTATCCACAAGGATTTAAGCTGGAGCAAGAGTCTAGCAAAGTGTTCTTGCCTAAAATCGGTTGGGTGAAATATCGTAATTCACGCCAAGTCATTGGTGACGTTAAAAATATGACGATTTCCCGTAAAGGCGGTTATTGGTACGTGTCGATTCAGACTGAGTACGAGACCGAGCTAAAGCGTCATAGCTCAACCAGTATGATTGGTGTTGATATGGGCGTTACCCGCTTTGCAACCTTGTCAGACGGCTCATACGTAGAACCTTTAAACAGTTTCAGAAAGTTATCAAAGAAACTGGCTTTTGAACAGCGTAAGCTGTCTAAAAAAGTCCGTTTCTCTGCTAACTGGAAAAAGCAGAAACAAATCATTACCCGACTGCATGAGCGTATTGCCAATGCTCGTTTAGACTTCTTACACAAAACCTCAACCGAAATCAGCAAAAATCACGCAATGGTCGTAGTTGAGAATTTAAAGATAGGAAACATGTCTAAGAGTGCCAAGGGCAGTGTTGAAAAGCATGGTAAAAACGTCAAAGCGAAATCGGGTCTAAACAAATCCATTCTTGACCAAGGATGGGGAATGTTCGTTTCGTTTTTGGAGTATAAACAGGCTTGTTCAGGCGGGGATGTATTGAAGGTAAACCCTCAATACACCTCTCAAACCTGCCCTAGATGTCAACATGTTAGTCGTGACAATCGCAAAAGCCAAAGTGCTTTTGAATGTACAGAATGTGGATTTAAAGCCAATGCCGACTTGGTAGGTGCCTTGAATGTACTTGAGCGAGGACATCGCTTGTTAGCCTGTGGAGTTGAAACGTTAGTTTCGTCTAAGAAGCAGGAACCAGTAGGCAGTAGCAATACAAACCTACTCTTAACGGCTTAA
- a CDS encoding helix-turn-helix domain-containing protein encodes MSKKRMQYSTEFKAKIALAAIRGEETVPQLAARYHIHPTQINSWKRHLIKKASDLFGKNSDANNKNGHSADDLHRVIGQLTVERDFLARKLDH; translated from the coding sequence ATGAGCAAGAAACGTATGCAATATTCAACAGAATTCAAAGCCAAAATAGCCTTGGCAGCAATACGTGGAGAAGAAACGGTACCACAACTAGCCGCTCGTTATCATATCCATCCTACGCAGATTAATAGCTGGAAACGTCATTTGATTAAAAAAGCCAGTGATTTGTTTGGCAAGAATAGTGACGCCAATAATAAGAATGGTCATAGTGCCGACGATTTACATCGCGTGATTGGGCAATTGACGGTGGAACGCGATTTTTTAGCCAGAAAGCTCGATCATTAA
- a CDS encoding NAD(P)/FAD-dependent oxidoreductase gives MKLIKDVVIIGAGAAGMMCAIEAGKRGRSVLLLDHATKLAEKIRISGGGRCNFTNLYTHPENFLSDNPHFCRSALARFKPQDFVSLLKKHDILYHEKKLGQLFCNDSSQQIINLLQKECNAVNVAWQLSSRVERIDRVNISGEGDSHDQQFILRTDRNTITAKSLVIATGGLSIPQIGASAFGYRVAEQFNISVTSLHPALVALTFRPEDLTHYAEMSGISIDAVISCNGASFHENILFTHRGLSGPAILQISSYWSPGDAIHINLLPQYAITDILSEYKHSAILLTNLLARYLPKRFVDTWSQVMLQTELNPMKPMKQYSDNELNGIVEHLQNWKITPSGTVGYRKAEVTRGGINTRELSSKTMETSKVPGLYFIGEVIDVTGHLGGFNFQWAWSSGYAAGQYV, from the coding sequence ATGAAACTGATAAAAGATGTCGTCATAATTGGTGCGGGTGCAGCGGGTATGATGTGTGCAATAGAGGCGGGTAAGCGCGGGCGCTCGGTATTACTGCTTGACCATGCAACGAAGCTTGCAGAAAAAATTCGTATATCTGGCGGAGGGCGATGTAACTTCACTAATTTATATACCCACCCAGAAAATTTTCTATCCGATAATCCGCATTTTTGTCGATCTGCTTTAGCACGTTTTAAGCCACAAGATTTTGTTTCTCTACTGAAAAAACACGATATTCTCTATCATGAAAAAAAACTGGGACAGTTATTTTGTAATGATAGTTCACAGCAAATTATTAATTTATTGCAAAAAGAATGCAATGCGGTAAACGTAGCATGGCAACTGTCATCACGAGTGGAACGTATCGACCGGGTGAACATAAGTGGTGAAGGTGACAGTCATGATCAGCAGTTTATACTGAGAACAGATCGTAATACAATAACAGCCAAATCATTAGTCATTGCTACAGGTGGCTTGTCAATTCCGCAGATTGGTGCCAGTGCCTTTGGTTATCGCGTTGCTGAGCAATTCAATATTAGTGTCACATCCTTACATCCCGCACTGGTTGCGCTTACTTTTCGGCCGGAAGATTTAACGCATTATGCAGAGATGTCAGGTATTTCGATAGATGCAGTTATCAGCTGTAATGGTGCTTCATTCCATGAAAATATATTGTTTACACATCGTGGTTTGAGCGGTCCTGCCATACTGCAGATCTCTTCATACTGGAGTCCTGGTGATGCTATTCATATAAACCTGTTACCGCAGTATGCTATCACTGACATACTATCTGAATACAAGCATAGCGCGATACTATTAACAAATTTGCTGGCACGATATTTACCTAAGCGTTTTGTAGATACCTGGAGCCAGGTGATGTTGCAAACTGAACTGAATCCGATGAAACCGATGAAACAATATAGCGATAATGAATTAAACGGGATTGTTGAACATCTACAGAACTGGAAGATTACCCCGAGTGGTACTGTTGGCTACAGGAAAGCGGAGGTAACACGAGGAGGAATTAATACCCGCGAGCTTTCTTCCAAGACAATGGAGACAAGCAAGGTTCCCGGGCTTTATTTTATTGGTGAAGTGATTGATGTAACGGGACATTTGGGCGGCTTTAATTTTCAGTGGGCCTGGTCATCTGGTTACGCAGCCGGACAATACGTATAG
- a CDS encoding BON domain-containing protein has product MPIYNKFFMLSIILITSLPMMGCGERVHKSWVEPSATPVYDDNSILAKINAAVQSDPDLQNSDIKIEINSGLVSLTGSANSQDQIDRVTMHAWIIDGVKEVDNQVNLQ; this is encoded by the coding sequence ATGCCTATTTATAATAAATTTTTTATGTTATCTATAATCCTTATTACTAGCTTACCTATGATGGGTTGTGGAGAAAGAGTACACAAATCCTGGGTTGAACCATCAGCAACACCCGTGTACGACGATAACAGTATTCTTGCCAAAATAAATGCTGCGGTACAATCAGATCCGGATCTTCAAAATTCTGATATAAAAATTGAGATTAATAGTGGACTTGTATCCCTTACCGGTTCAGCAAATAGCCAAGACCAGATTGATCGGGTTACGATGCATGCATGGATAATAGACGGCGTAAAAGAAGTAGATAACCAAGTTAATCTTCAATAA
- the dapC gene encoding succinyldiaminopimelate transaminase — translation MNSNLNHLQPYPFQKLRKLFEGVSPNPAFNSVDLHIGEPKHITPDFICQVFSDNLGGLASYPTTLGTESLRISIAAWLERRFNLPVINPDTEVIPVNGSREALFSFAQAVVDTASANPIVVCPNPFYQIYEGAAILAGATPHFINIFPESDFRLDYRQLSDDVWKRTQLIYVCSPGNPTGSVMTLEEWRQLFALSDRYGFIIAADECYSEIFFDETQPPLGALEAAYRLGRNGFPRLVVFNSLSKRSNVPGMRSGFAAGDATLLKKFALYRTYHGCAMNPAAQAASVAAWNDERHVVENRRLYLEKFTVITASLAELMPIKMPDASFYLWIKAPFNDLDFTRQLYRDYNVTVLPGSYLARGVGDINPGNNFVRIALVASLEECVEAIDRMKSLISNQT, via the coding sequence ATGAACTCAAATCTGAATCATTTACAACCTTATCCTTTTCAGAAACTCCGTAAATTGTTTGAAGGTGTTTCACCTAATCCTGCTTTTAATTCGGTTGACTTGCATATCGGTGAGCCTAAGCACATAACGCCTGATTTTATCTGCCAGGTTTTTTCCGATAATCTGGGCGGGTTAGCAAGCTACCCCACAACATTGGGAACGGAATCATTACGCATTAGTATTGCTGCCTGGTTAGAGCGCCGTTTCAATTTGCCTGTTATTAATCCTGATACAGAAGTCATTCCGGTTAATGGCAGTCGAGAGGCTTTATTTTCTTTTGCGCAAGCAGTAGTCGATACTGCTTCTGCTAATCCAATCGTGGTTTGTCCCAATCCATTCTATCAAATATACGAAGGGGCTGCTATTTTGGCTGGCGCAACCCCGCACTTTATTAATATCTTTCCGGAAAGTGATTTCAGACTTGACTATAGACAACTTTCTGATGATGTTTGGAAGCGAACGCAATTGATATATGTCTGTTCGCCGGGTAATCCGACCGGAAGTGTGATGACTTTAGAGGAGTGGCGGCAACTGTTTGCCCTTTCCGATCGTTATGGTTTCATTATCGCAGCAGACGAATGTTATTCCGAAATTTTCTTTGATGAAACACAACCACCGCTAGGTGCACTTGAAGCGGCGTACCGCTTAGGTCGTAATGGCTTTCCTCGGTTGGTCGTATTTAATAGTTTATCGAAACGTTCGAATGTGCCGGGTATGCGCTCTGGCTTTGCTGCTGGCGATGCTACATTACTGAAGAAATTCGCGCTTTATCGTACTTATCATGGCTGTGCAATGAACCCAGCTGCACAAGCAGCAAGCGTGGCAGCCTGGAATGATGAGCGACACGTAGTAGAGAATCGACGTTTGTATTTGGAAAAATTCACTGTAATTACAGCTTCCCTGGCCGAATTGATGCCGATAAAAATGCCGGACGCATCTTTTTATTTATGGATAAAGGCGCCGTTTAATGATCTTGATTTCACGCGACAGCTGTACCGTGACTATAATGTGACTGTATTGCCAGGTAGCTATTTAGCACGTGGGGTAGGTGATATTAATCCTGGCAATAATTTTGTGCGTATTGCATTGGTTGCGTCATTGGAAGAATGCGTTGAGGCGATTGACAGAATGAAGAGTCTGATAAGCAATCAGACTTGA
- a CDS encoding DMT family transporter: MAISNKHHKRDCLPIAALLSGAAIWGVIWYPYRLLEQAGISGEIATTGAYFIALLLGILFFRKSIRFSHIFNGKAHLLFWIGFFAGWANIGYILGIIAGEIVRVLLLFYLAPLWTILFAWLLLDERLSLYGYFVIILSLTGAATILSQPDNELPLLTSYADWMGLLGGFMYALVNVLVRKDQSHNIQLKSLAICLGNTLVGLGCSLMIKSPLVLPDISPDSWLLLIVIGLTMFLLSVILQYGLTHTAANRAIVILLLELFVATITAYFLANEGITLMEWIGGAMIISASLLSAKINRA, from the coding sequence ATGGCAATCTCAAACAAACATCATAAGCGTGATTGTCTCCCAATAGCGGCATTACTTTCCGGCGCGGCCATCTGGGGAGTTATATGGTACCCCTACCGCTTGTTGGAGCAAGCTGGAATCAGCGGTGAGATCGCAACCACAGGTGCTTATTTTATTGCTTTATTATTGGGGATACTTTTTTTCCGAAAAAGCATCCGGTTTTCACATATCTTTAATGGCAAGGCACACCTGCTCTTCTGGATCGGGTTTTTTGCTGGCTGGGCGAATATCGGCTATATCCTGGGAATTATAGCTGGTGAGATCGTACGCGTGCTTTTATTATTTTATCTCGCACCATTGTGGACCATACTTTTTGCATGGCTGCTTTTAGATGAGAGGTTAAGCTTATACGGGTATTTTGTCATCATACTTTCCCTTACAGGTGCTGCAACGATACTATCTCAACCAGATAACGAACTACCGCTACTAACATCTTACGCTGACTGGATGGGGTTATTAGGTGGCTTTATGTACGCATTGGTTAATGTACTGGTACGGAAGGACCAATCTCATAATATTCAACTCAAATCACTGGCAATTTGTTTAGGCAACACGCTGGTCGGGCTGGGTTGCAGCTTGATGATTAAATCTCCCTTGGTGTTGCCTGATATTTCTCCCGATTCATGGCTGCTTCTGATCGTCATTGGGTTAACCATGTTTTTACTGAGTGTCATATTACAATATGGCTTAACGCATACAGCTGCAAATCGAGCCATTGTGATTTTGCTGCTGGAGCTATTTGTAGCGACGATTACGGCCTATTTCTTGGCAAATGAAGGCATAACGCTCATGGAATGGATAGGTGGTGCAATGATTATTTCAGCTAGTTTACTATCTGCAAAAATAAATCGCGCTTAA
- the dapD gene encoding 2,3,4,5-tetrahydropyridine-2,6-dicarboxylate N-succinyltransferase yields the protein MKQLQATIEEAFDRRAEITPRNVEANLKESITQVLNMLDSGKLRVAEKINNEWITHQWIKKAVLLSFRIEDNSFIKGGFSNYFDKVPSKFADYSSRDFRDGGFRVVPPAAVRKGSFIASNVVLMPSYVNIGAYVDEGTMVDTWATVGSCAQIGRNVHLSGGVGIGGVLEPVQANPTIIEDNCFIGARSEIVEGVIVGENSVISMGVYIGQSTKIYNRETGEVTYGRIPPGSVVVSGNLPSENKQYSLYCAVIVKQVDAKTRSKTGINELLRGI from the coding sequence ATGAAACAATTACAAGCAACTATCGAAGAAGCATTTGATCGCCGTGCTGAAATAACGCCCCGCAATGTCGAAGCAAATTTAAAGGAATCTATTACACAGGTTTTAAATATGCTGGATAGCGGAAAATTACGTGTGGCAGAGAAAATAAATAACGAGTGGATTACGCACCAGTGGATCAAGAAGGCCGTACTTTTATCATTTCGTATCGAGGATAATAGTTTTATCAAGGGTGGTTTTTCCAATTATTTTGATAAAGTGCCTTCGAAATTCGCTGATTATAGTTCCAGGGATTTTCGTGACGGGGGCTTTCGAGTCGTTCCCCCCGCTGCTGTTCGTAAGGGCTCATTTATTGCGAGCAATGTTGTACTGATGCCATCCTATGTCAATATCGGCGCTTATGTTGATGAAGGTACGATGGTCGACACTTGGGCGACAGTCGGTTCTTGCGCACAGATTGGCAGAAATGTACATTTATCTGGCGGCGTGGGTATTGGTGGTGTACTGGAGCCTGTACAAGCGAATCCAACCATTATTGAAGATAATTGCTTTATCGGTGCCCGTTCCGAAATTGTTGAAGGTGTCATTGTGGGCGAGAATTCTGTTATTTCAATGGGTGTATATATTGGACAGAGTACTAAAATTTATAATCGTGAAACAGGCGAAGTAACTTATGGCCGTATTCCGCCTGGTTCTGTCGTGGTTTCGGGTAATTTACCTTCAGAAAATAAGCAGTATAGCCTTTACTGTGCTGTGATTGTTAAGCAGGTTGACGCAAAGACCCGTTCCAAAACAGGTATTAATGAGTTACTACGTGGTATTTAA